A single window of Nicotiana sylvestris chromosome 3, ASM39365v2, whole genome shotgun sequence DNA harbors:
- the LOC138888407 gene encoding uncharacterized mitochondrial protein AtMg00810-like — MAKMVTVRSVIAVAASKHWHIYQMDVYNAFLQGDLFEDVHMQLLQGYNIKGESRNKRGSALVVILVYVDDLLVTGNDPSLIQSARENLQKKFKMKDLGELRFFLGIEFACSKAGILMNQRKYALDLIADSGLGGAKPASIPLECNQRLTTAKFDEVVLGSEDVTNAGVKDNVLPDPEPYQRLVGKLLYLTMTRPDIAYVVLVLSQFMHKPKRSHMDAALRVIRYVKNAPGLGLLMPSQQSKSLVAFCDSDWASCPQSRKSVTGYLVKFGNSLISWKSKKQNTVSRSSAEVEFRSMASTVAEVSWLVGLFKELGIQIQLPIPLHCDSKTAIQIVANLIFHERTKHIDIDCHFV, encoded by the exons ATGGCCAAGATGGTCACTGTTAGATCAGTTATAGCAGTAGCAGCCTCTAAACATTGGCACATTTATCAAATGGATGTGTACAATGCATTCTTGCAAGGTGACTTATTTGAAGACGTGCACATGCAGCTACTACAAGGGTACAACATCAAGGGGGAGTCCAGGAACAAG AGAGGGTCAGCTTTGGTTGTCATTCTAGTTTATGTAGATGACCTCCTAGTCACAGGAAATGATCCTAGCCTAATTCAGTCTGCTAGGGAAAATCTgcaaaagaagttcaaaatgaAAGATTTGGGGGAGCTCAGATTCTTTTTGGGCATAGAGTTTGCTTGCAGCAAGGCTGGCATTCTGATGAATCAGAGGAAATATGCACTTGACCTAATAGCTGATTCTGGGCTAGGGGGAGCTAAGCCAGCATCCATTCCATTAGAGTGCAATCAAAGGCTGACTACAGCAAAATTTGATGAAGTTGTCTTGGGTTCTGAGGATGTTACAAATGCAGGAGTGAAGGACAATGTGTTACCTGATCCTGAACCTTATCAAAGGTTAGTGGGCAAGTTGCTATACTTGACTATGACAAGGCCTGATATAGCCTATGTTGTTCTGGTTCTCAGTCAGTTTATGCATAAACCTAAGAGATCACATATGGATGCAGCATTGAGGGTGATCAGATATGTCAAAAATGCACCAGGATTAGGACTATTGATGCCTTCACAACAGTCTAAAAGCTTGGTTGCATTTTGTGACTCAGACTGGGCTTCTTGTCCCCAGTCCAGGAAATCAGTTACAGGGTATCTGGTCAAATTTGGAAATTCTTTGATATCGTGGAAGTCTAAGAAACAAAACACAGTCTCCAGAAGTTCAGCAGAAGTAGAGTTCAGAAGTATGGCCTCCACAGTGGCAGAAGTGTCATGGTTAGTAGGACTATTCAAAGAGTTGGGAATCCAGATTCAACTGCCTATTCCCTTGCATTGTGACAGTAAAACAGCTATCCAGATAGTTGCAAATCTCATTTTTCATGAGCGGACAAAACACATTGACATTGATTGTCATTTTGTGTGA
- the LOC104223386 gene encoding uncharacterized protein, translated as MRVFGCLCYVVNVKRQDKFLARALPAVFMGYTPTKNGYKLYDLQSKQFIVSRDVVFKEHIFPFRQMKLSHVPFFPLLEPTDISSTSDILCKDLAPDHNADHDNDAEQRNEPIPKKPDTPPGTTPVPDVDSIALDVVPQLQTESSHLQDMNDALPIAVRKHPRTTGPPKWLQDFVSTSYAYHMSDYLTYDRLSPSYVRCLSAQSSIVEPKHYHEASKYARWVAAMQQKVTALEENNT; from the coding sequence ATGAGAGTGTTTGGCTGTCTATGTTATGTTGTGAATGTTAAGAGGCAAGATAAGTTCTTAGCCAGAGCTTTACCTGCAGTGTTTATGGGGTACACTCCAACTAAAAATGGCTACAAATTGTATGATTTGCAATCTAAACAGTTTATTGTTAGCAGGGATGTTGTCTTTAAGGAACATATATTTCCTTTTAGACAAATGAAGCTATCACATGTTCCATTCTTTCCACTACTTGAGCCAACTGATATATCAAGTACTTCAGACATATTGTGTAAAGATTTAGCACCTGATCATAATGCAGACCATGATAATGATGCTGAACAAAGGAATGAACCAATCCCTAAAAAGCCAGATACTCCACCTGGCACTACTCCTGTACCTGATGTTGATAGTATTGCTCTTGATGTTGTACCACAATTGCAAACTGAGTCTTCACATTTGCAAGATATGAATGATGCACTACCAATTGCAGTCAGAAAGCATCCCAGAACTACAGGGCCACCAAAATGGCTGCAGGACTTTGTGTCCACATCTTATGCATATCATATGTCAGACTACCTGACCTATGATAGGTTATCTCCTTCTTATGTTAGATGTTTGTCAGCTCAATCCTCTATAGTTGAGCCCAAGCATTATCATGAAGCTTCAAAATATGCAAGGTGGGTAGCTGCTATGCAACAAAAAGTCACAGCTTTAGAAGAAAACAATACATGA